The following are encoded together in the Methanosarcina flavescens genome:
- a CDS encoding DUF2207 family protein, producing MQGEIGIPTMDGFTATVMNLANLGYISLRTITSEESKAYGLFKSKSEDILIELESPESYAKAEGKFPELADFEKDVLNLLKKHASGNKISWNKLKKELGEGTDFYDFILAWDEKVKRHIAVEKLFKSTGNKYMSIFGAITTIAAIIYFIAVSNFFPSDAFPRASNVKILVILIAAFGIVMIIFSAVFEKALGRWTPEGRLFYERWNNFKKYLTDFSALKEHPPESIELWDSYLVYATALGVAEEVLKNMSLVVPAEQMETSHFYYVYHSFGQFGSGFESAYSSSAPSSAPSSAPSSYGSGGVSGVGGGSGGGGGGAR from the coding sequence ATGCAGGGGGAAATAGGCATCCCTACAATGGACGGATTTACTGCTACGGTTATGAACCTTGCCAACCTTGGTTATATTTCTCTTCGTACTATAACATCTGAAGAAAGCAAGGCATATGGTTTGTTTAAATCCAAATCTGAAGACATTTTAATTGAACTTGAAAGTCCAGAATCTTACGCGAAAGCTGAGGGGAAGTTCCCAGAACTAGCAGATTTCGAGAAAGACGTGCTCAATTTATTGAAAAAACATGCTTCTGGAAACAAAATTTCATGGAACAAACTGAAAAAAGAACTTGGAGAAGGGACAGATTTCTATGATTTTATTCTCGCCTGGGATGAGAAGGTTAAAAGACATATTGCAGTTGAAAAACTCTTCAAATCCACTGGGAACAAATACATGAGCATTTTCGGCGCAATTACTACAATTGCAGCAATCATTTATTTTATCGCAGTTTCTAATTTTTTCCCATCAGATGCATTCCCTCGGGCATCCAATGTAAAAATACTTGTAATTTTGATTGCAGCTTTCGGGATAGTCATGATAATTTTCTCAGCGGTATTCGAAAAGGCGCTTGGGCGCTGGACTCCTGAAGGGAGGCTCTTTTATGAACGCTGGAACAACTTCAAAAAATACCTCACGGATTTTTCCGCGCTAAAAGAGCATCCTCCGGAATCCATTGAACTCTGGGACTCTTATCTGGTATATGCAACCGCTCTTGGAGTTGCAGAAGAAGTCCTTAAAAACATGTCATTAGTGGTTCCTGCTGAACAAATGGAAACAAGCCATTTTTACTACGTGTACCACAGCTTCGGCCAGTTCGGTTCAGGCTTTGAGAGTGCTTACTCATCTTCAGCTCCATCTTCAGCTCCATCTTCAGCTCCATCTTCATACGGAAGCGGGGGAGTAAGCGGAGTGGGCGGAGGTTCAGGTGGCGGAGGCGGTGGAGCCCGTTAA
- a CDS encoding LemA family protein, translated as MAEAVEPVKVYFNLTDGDFLLLEISIIILIILGLLFVIIYNDLIKQRNRVENAWAQIDVQLKRRYDLIPNLVETVKGYAKHEKTLLEDITKARAAVMSANSISETAEASNYLSSTLKSLFAVAENYPELKANQNFMQLQKDLMETENKIAYSRQFYNDTVMKYNISIQTIPKNIVASLMGFKKKDLFETQQAERETPKVKF; from the coding sequence GTGGCGGAGGCGGTGGAGCCCGTTAAGGTATATTTCAATTTAACGGATGGTGATTTCTTGTTACTGGAGATCTCGATAATAATATTAATAATTCTGGGGTTACTTTTTGTCATAATTTATAATGATCTTATAAAACAAAGAAACAGGGTAGAAAATGCCTGGGCTCAAATAGATGTCCAGCTTAAAAGGCGCTATGACCTTATTCCAAATCTTGTAGAAACCGTGAAAGGCTATGCAAAACACGAAAAAACTCTTTTAGAAGATATCACAAAAGCCAGAGCTGCGGTGATGTCTGCAAATAGCATCAGTGAAACGGCAGAAGCATCAAATTATCTGTCCTCAACCCTCAAGTCCCTATTCGCAGTTGCAGAAAATTACCCTGAACTGAAAGCCAATCAGAACTTTATGCAGCTTCAGAAAGACCTCATGGAGACCGAGAATAAAATTGCATATTCAAGGCAGTTTTATAATGATACTGTCATGAAGTACAATATCAGCATTCAGACAATCCCTAAAAATATTGTCGCATCCCTCATGGGATTCAAGAAAAAAGATTTATTTGAAACCCAGCAGGCAGAAAGGGAGACTCCAAAGGTTAAATTCTAA
- a CDS encoding acyltransferase family protein — translation MRLRWIDALKGIGIILVVFAHHKLPVALDTYIFSFHMPLFFFISGLLFDFWKYASSAANFVKKRFRSLIVPYFGFALLTCLFYLLLDTWYQPGITNIDFFKASPAENIHSIVYALGPLISYNPPLWFLTCLFITELLFYGFAKRYYTEPGKLIFWLTAVGVMGYLYSVYVPFRLPWNADVALTAVVFYGAGNLFRKFLEPEERKLLEKPKASLSSQP, via the coding sequence ATGAGACTTCGCTGGATAGATGCTTTAAAAGGAATCGGGATTATACTTGTTGTGTTTGCACATCATAAACTGCCGGTGGCGCTCGATACTTACATTTTTTCCTTTCATATGCCGCTTTTCTTTTTCATATCCGGGCTGCTGTTTGATTTCTGGAAATATGCATCATCGGCTGCAAATTTTGTAAAGAAAAGATTCAGGTCACTTATCGTTCCTTACTTCGGTTTTGCCCTGCTTACCTGCCTGTTTTATTTATTACTGGATACATGGTACCAACCAGGGATCACGAACATTGACTTTTTCAAAGCCAGTCCTGCCGAAAACATTCACTCCATAGTGTATGCGCTGGGACCCCTGATCTCTTACAATCCTCCCCTCTGGTTCCTGACCTGCCTTTTTATAACCGAGCTTCTCTTTTACGGGTTTGCAAAGAGATATTACACTGAACCGGGAAAGCTTATATTCTGGCTCACGGCTGTCGGAGTGATGGGGTATCTTTATTCGGTCTATGTGCCTTTCAGGCTGCCCTGGAATGCGGACGTGGCTCTCACAGCCGTGGTTTTTTATGGGGCCGGAAATTTATTCAGAAAATTCCTGGAACCCGAAGAGCGGAAACTGCTGGAAAAGCCTAAAGCTAGCCTGAGTTCCCAGCCCTAG
- a CDS encoding DEAD/DEAH box helicase, with amino-acid sequence MPKKMDISLFLDQIQASSRYENQIVHNEKIPAREALYAPLELKPQVKAALSGIGIENLYTHQVEAIEKIREGKNVVLCTTTASGKSLTYIIPVFETILNEPEATALYISPLNALVNDQLKSFLEFEEALKSGAGIARYTGALSEVEKRKVREGQTNVVLTNPEMIHMSFLAWHHLWRRFYSNLRFIVVDESHYYRGVIGSNMANLLRRLLRVAEYYGASPQFICCSATIGNPDDHTETLVGRKVAVVENNGSLQGSQQFVFWNPPLYINNKGCTLRRSSFSEASSIFAKAVQAGFQTLAFTRSRQGVERMYKRCRELLRSKNLSSAICSYRSGYFDREREEIEKKMNSGELRGVISTNALELGIDIGGLDACILDGYPGTVMSARQQAGRAGRSGNESLVVLVAGTNALDQYYMRNPADFFARSSENAVLNPRNPYILAGHLLCAAKEIPLKASDEKYFGQGYSRVVELLEIEGLLAGDNLKYSTDPFPYKHVSLRGIDNNTYSLLAFEGEKCFPIEKDIEETLAFRECHPGAVYMHRGEPYYINRIDHEKKEIHAVKTHDAYYTKPMIDSSVIVQETYAVKPLLHAPEVEVGLGEVEVTDRVIGYRKIQTQSNDIMSAHNLEMPPVSLQTMAVWLKLPDRLQELAEEHKLDFAGGIHAVEHAMISMYPLHLLVDRSDVGGVSTPSHPDLGNKSGIFIYDGHRGGVGYAEKGYDLIEEVLDGTLKAIESCPCESGCPSCIQSPKCGNNNEPLDKHAAIMLLHEILGKAPYIPPKRKEKHLSEVRRASRQAPEKRSTDDALSRVRRQLRRETIKQKPPAGQDKKEKTFIVTDEKGRMIGVISAPAPEKAAAKTFHQKLRGEKEPTREKPLEIRVRDLGAGNDYNFQLWVEISENKGNEAVNGENGKKVVKKLIIRKVV; translated from the coding sequence GTGCCGAAAAAAATGGACATTTCCCTCTTCTTAGATCAGATTCAAGCTTCCAGCCGCTATGAAAACCAAATCGTTCATAATGAAAAAATCCCTGCAAGAGAAGCCCTGTATGCGCCTCTGGAGCTGAAACCGCAGGTAAAAGCAGCCCTTTCAGGCATCGGGATCGAAAATCTGTATACGCATCAGGTAGAAGCCATAGAAAAAATCCGGGAAGGAAAAAACGTTGTATTGTGTACGACTACAGCAAGCGGAAAATCCCTTACTTATATAATTCCTGTTTTTGAGACCATTCTTAATGAGCCCGAAGCAACCGCCCTTTACATCTCTCCTTTAAATGCCCTTGTAAACGACCAGTTAAAGTCTTTTCTGGAATTCGAAGAGGCTCTGAAATCAGGGGCAGGCATAGCCAGATATACAGGCGCTCTCTCAGAAGTCGAGAAAAGGAAGGTAAGAGAAGGGCAAACCAATGTGGTTTTAACAAACCCTGAAATGATCCATATGAGTTTTCTTGCCTGGCATCATCTCTGGAGGCGGTTTTACTCGAACCTCAGGTTCATAGTCGTTGACGAGAGTCATTACTATCGGGGGGTTATAGGCAGCAATATGGCAAACCTGCTAAGGCGGCTTTTACGCGTGGCTGAGTATTACGGGGCATCCCCGCAGTTTATTTGCTGTTCTGCAACTATAGGAAACCCAGATGACCATACGGAAACCCTTGTCGGGCGGAAAGTTGCAGTGGTTGAGAACAATGGTTCTCTTCAGGGCAGTCAGCAGTTCGTTTTCTGGAACCCACCACTTTACATAAACAATAAAGGGTGCACATTGAGGAGAAGCAGCTTTTCTGAGGCTTCCTCGATTTTTGCAAAGGCTGTACAGGCAGGATTCCAGACCCTGGCTTTTACCCGGTCCAGGCAGGGAGTTGAGAGGATGTATAAACGTTGCCGGGAGCTTTTAAGGAGCAAAAATCTTTCCTCTGCAATCTGTTCCTACAGGAGCGGCTATTTTGACAGGGAAAGGGAAGAAATCGAAAAGAAAATGAATTCTGGGGAACTTCGGGGGGTTATATCCACAAATGCACTCGAGCTGGGGATAGATATTGGAGGACTTGATGCCTGTATTCTGGACGGTTATCCGGGGACAGTTATGAGTGCAAGACAGCAGGCAGGCAGGGCGGGCAGAAGTGGGAATGAAAGCCTTGTTGTCCTTGTAGCAGGCACAAATGCTCTTGACCAGTATTATATGAGAAATCCTGCCGATTTTTTTGCAAGAAGCAGTGAAAATGCCGTACTCAACCCCAGAAATCCATATATCCTTGCAGGACACCTGCTCTGTGCCGCAAAAGAAATTCCTCTAAAAGCATCTGATGAGAAATATTTCGGGCAAGGCTATTCAAGAGTTGTGGAACTTCTGGAAATCGAAGGTCTGCTTGCAGGTGACAACCTGAAGTATTCGACTGACCCGTTCCCGTACAAACACGTTTCTCTCCGGGGAATCGATAATAATACTTACTCTCTGCTTGCTTTTGAAGGGGAAAAATGCTTCCCTATAGAAAAAGACATCGAAGAAACTCTAGCCTTCAGGGAATGCCATCCCGGGGCTGTTTACATGCACAGGGGAGAACCTTATTACATAAACAGGATCGACCATGAAAAGAAGGAGATCCATGCCGTAAAAACGCATGATGCTTATTATACGAAACCCATGATCGATTCGTCTGTGATTGTACAGGAAACATATGCGGTAAAGCCTCTGCTGCACGCGCCGGAAGTTGAGGTCGGGCTTGGGGAAGTCGAGGTAACGGACAGGGTTATTGGTTACAGGAAAATTCAGACCCAGAGTAATGACATAATGAGCGCACACAACCTTGAGATGCCTCCAGTCAGCCTCCAGACAATGGCTGTTTGGCTCAAGCTTCCAGACAGGCTGCAGGAACTTGCAGAAGAGCATAAACTGGATTTTGCAGGCGGAATCCATGCTGTAGAGCATGCAATGATCTCAATGTACCCTCTTCACCTGCTTGTGGACAGGAGCGATGTAGGCGGGGTTTCCACGCCGTCCCATCCTGACCTTGGAAACAAAAGCGGGATCTTCATTTATGACGGGCACAGGGGTGGAGTGGGGTACGCAGAAAAAGGTTACGACCTTATAGAAGAGGTGCTTGACGGCACCCTAAAAGCAATAGAGAGCTGTCCCTGTGAAAGTGGCTGCCCGAGCTGTATCCAGTCCCCGAAGTGCGGAAATAATAACGAGCCACTGGACAAACATGCTGCAATCATGCTTCTGCATGAGATTCTCGGAAAAGCCCCCTACATTCCGCCCAAAAGGAAAGAAAAACACCTTTCCGAAGTCCGGAGAGCTTCAAGGCAGGCTCCCGAAAAAAGAAGTACAGACGATGCTCTAAGCAGGGTAAGGCGCCAGCTCAGACGGGAAACCATAAAACAGAAACCGCCTGCAGGGCAGGATAAAAAAGAGAAAACCTTCATTGTCACGGATGAAAAGGGAAGAATGATCGGAGTAATCTCTGCCCCTGCTCCTGAAAAAGCTGCCGCAAAAACCTTCCACCAGAAACTCAGAGGAGAAAAAGAACCCACAAGGGAGAAACCCCTTGAAATACGTGTCAGAGACCTTGGAGCAGGTAATGATTACAACTTCCAGCTCTGGGTTGAGATCTCCGAAAATAAAGGAAATGAAGCCGTTAATGGAGAAAATGGAAAAAAAGTTGTAAAGAAACTGATTATCAGGAAAGTTGTCTGA
- a CDS encoding NosD domain-containing protein encodes MAAVYNPASAKEITVDNSGPGADFKSIQEAVNNSSSGDLILVYPGFYNECVDIWNNVSILSVSENPEDTTVRAFILSANNITLSGFRVQEHLKLQGPVNCNWYDKIENCTVKNNILESGIGTDNCYNSTIEKNVILDSGIFIWGPEGDYTFTVSDNLIVSGVIRVDHGPYYCVLLNNTLLDGGILLISTSDCKILGNYISNDSNYGISLIKASSDIENNTIVNCSVGIYPTWYSGGNKIYNNTLISNDQGIYPTWYSGGNQIYNNTLISNDQGIIVGNSGGNSILNNTISKNNIGILVRGYTIDGAGNNSILNNMISNNDIGTLLEGDSSGNLVANNRVELNKQYGVYIKQVNNEAPYDGTNRFYNNIFNNTVNIFNDTGNYTGNYFISKATNISGGKNNVSLNTSKTSGTNIAGGSYLGGNFWANPDGTGFSQTCNDWNKDGIGDSIYTVSAYDIDYLPLVSMPGDQQPVFPVAEFSTNVSNGYVPLSVMFTDLSLNATSRVWDFENDGIIDSTNKTPVHVYPVSGTFSKLYPVVASDRPQYTLTEAQITKNKSNQTNPVIYGDKIVFLDDRNVSGYYNIYVYDLSTSTETQIPTNISYLPYYYNSDVWPAIYSDRIVWREYRNNNGRVESSSIHVYNLSTSKKTPIINSTSVYDPDIYGDRVVWLDYRNGRGDIYMYNLSTGRETRITTNESDQDDPAIYDDKIVWRDRKKIVWYDRHRGYSTWYKDDIYMYNLSTSTETQITTSGSASNPKIHGNRLVYLNGSHIYMYNLSTSKETRITTTNESKSNPSIYGDRIVWADWCNRNWDIYMYNISTNTETQITTNKSDQIHPAIYGDRIIWVDSRNGYRVNELFQGNQDIYMCTVSVMDPSLKPPVADFFANVTSGNAPLKALFTDNRKAAKSQNCGANGN; translated from the coding sequence ATGGCTGCAGTTTATAATCCTGCATCCGCCAAGGAAATTACTGTAGACAACAGTGGTCCAGGCGCAGATTTCAAATCTATTCAGGAGGCAGTAAACAATTCCTCATCAGGTGATCTCATTCTTGTTTATCCGGGCTTCTATAATGAATGTGTGGATATATGGAATAATGTAAGCATTCTTTCTGTATCTGAAAATCCTGAGGATACTACTGTTAGGGCTTTTATACTAAGTGCGAATAATATTACCCTAAGTGGTTTTAGAGTACAAGAACATTTAAAATTACAGGGTCCTGTAAATTGCAACTGGTATGATAAAATTGAGAACTGCACTGTTAAGAATAATATTCTGGAATCGGGTATTGGGACTGATAACTGCTACAATTCCACTATTGAGAAAAACGTAATCTTGGATTCAGGTATCTTCATATGGGGACCAGAGGGTGATTATACTTTTACAGTCTCTGATAATCTAATTGTTAGCGGAGTTATTCGTGTTGATCACGGACCATATTATTGTGTTTTGCTTAATAATACCCTCCTGGATGGTGGCATATTATTAATCAGCACCAGTGATTGCAAAATTCTCGGCAACTATATCTCGAATGATTCAAATTATGGAATTTCACTCATTAAAGCTTCTTCTGATATAGAAAACAATACAATTGTAAATTGTAGTGTGGGCATCTATCCAACCTGGTACTCGGGGGGGAATAAGATTTACAATAATACCCTGATCTCTAATGATCAAGGAATCTATCCAACCTGGTACTCGGGAGGAAATCAGATTTACAATAATACCCTGATCTCTAATGATCAAGGAATTATAGTTGGAAATTCAGGAGGCAACTCAATTTTAAACAATACTATTTCAAAAAACAATATTGGGATACTGGTGAGAGGCTATACAATAGACGGGGCGGGAAATAATTCAATCTTAAATAATATGATTTCAAACAACGACATAGGAACATTACTCGAAGGCGATTCCTCCGGAAATCTGGTAGCTAATAACAGGGTGGAGCTAAACAAGCAGTACGGAGTATATATCAAACAAGTTAACAATGAGGCTCCATATGATGGAACTAATCGGTTCTATAATAATATATTCAATAATACAGTCAACATCTTTAATGATACAGGCAACTATACAGGCAACTATTTTATTTCAAAGGCAACAAACATTAGCGGTGGAAAAAATAATGTTTCTTTAAACACCTCCAAAACCTCAGGCACTAACATTGCAGGAGGGTCTTACCTCGGCGGAAACTTCTGGGCAAATCCCGACGGAACTGGATTCTCGCAAACCTGCAACGACTGGAATAAGGATGGAATTGGGGACTCTATCTATACGGTCAGTGCATATGATATTGATTACCTTCCTCTCGTCTCTATGCCTGGAGACCAGCAGCCGGTATTTCCTGTTGCAGAATTCAGTACTAATGTAAGCAATGGTTATGTACCTCTTTCTGTCATGTTTACAGATCTTTCCCTGAATGCAACGTCCAGGGTATGGGACTTCGAGAATGATGGAATCATTGACTCTACCAATAAAACACCGGTTCACGTGTACCCTGTATCCGGTACCTTCTCGAAGCTATATCCAGTAGTAGCATCCGATAGGCCTCAGTACACTCTCACGGAGGCTCAGATTACCAAAAACAAATCAAATCAGACTAATCCTGTTATTTACGGAGATAAAATAGTATTTCTTGATGATCGCAATGTATCAGGGTATTATAATATTTACGTTTATGATCTCTCCACTTCCACGGAAACTCAAATCCCTACCAATATTTCATACCTTCCATACTACTACAATTCTGATGTATGGCCTGCAATCTATAGTGATAGAATTGTCTGGAGGGAATATCGTAATAACAACGGAAGAGTGGAAAGTTCCAGTATACACGTATATAATCTTTCTACCTCTAAAAAAACCCCTATCATAAACAGTACAAGCGTATATGATCCTGATATTTACGGAGATAGGGTAGTCTGGTTGGATTATCGCAATGGAAGGGGAGATATTTATATGTACAATCTCTCCACAGGCAGAGAAACAAGGATAACTACAAACGAATCCGATCAAGATGATCCAGCTATCTATGATGATAAAATTGTGTGGCGTGATCGTAAAAAAATAGTGTGGTATGATCGGCACAGAGGATATAGTACGTGGTATAAAGATGATATCTACATGTATAATCTCTCAACATCTACAGAAACTCAAATTACCACCAGCGGATCCGCATCGAATCCAAAAATCCACGGTAACAGGCTGGTTTACTTGAATGGCAGCCATATTTATATGTACAATCTCTCTACCTCTAAGGAGACCAGAATCACCACCACCAATGAATCTAAATCAAATCCTTCTATCTATGGGGATAGAATAGTATGGGCGGATTGGTGCAATAGAAACTGGGATATTTACATGTACAATATCTCCACTAACACGGAAACCCAGATCACCACGAATAAGTCCGATCAGATACATCCCGCAATTTATGGCGACAGGATAATCTGGGTGGATTCACGTAATGGATATAGAGTCAATGAACTTTTCCAGGGAAACCAAGACATTTACATGTGTACGGTATCGGTAATGGACCCTTCATTAAAACCGCCTGTTGCCGATTTCTTTGCGAATGTGACCTCGGGAAATGCACCCTTAAAAGCATTATTTACTGACAACAGAAAAGCAGCGAAGAGCCAGAACTGCGGAGCAAACGGAAATTAG
- a CDS encoding NAD(P)/FAD-dependent oxidoreductase produces MDNEDKYSGKRERNSDYNVIIVGAGPAGMFAAYELAEFKSLKTLIVDMGRDIDERMCPMKTQTYCMHCTPCDIMCGVGGCGTFSDGTLNLRPDVGGDLAALTGDQTEAWQLVEKVDKVFLKFGAPQEALLTESPEIEGLKRRAASVGARFIEIKQRHIGSDNAPTVIARFKQNLVNRGVDFLLETEVKDLLIEDRTCKGIILSDGQEMRASYVLLSPGRRGCNWVSDMIEKHGIEASYGGIDIGVRVEVPAIVMDPVTKINRDPKFHIQSRRYDDFVRTFCTNMRGFVVMEEYEGFIATNGHSLANTESENTNFAFLVRIELTEPIENTTKYARSIAKLATTIGGGKPVLQRMGDLRRGRRTTKERLAKNLVVNTLKDVTPGDISMALPHRIVMDIIEGLETLNEIIPGVTSDSTLLYAPEVKFYAMHLNVDRQMETSIKNLFAAGDGAGLSRDIVNAAATGIMAAEGIMKMVKGERGTKTGTRE; encoded by the coding sequence ATGGATAATGAAGACAAATATTCAGGGAAACGGGAGAGAAATTCGGACTATAATGTGATAATCGTAGGGGCAGGACCTGCCGGAATGTTTGCAGCTTATGAGCTTGCAGAGTTCAAGTCTTTAAAAACTCTTATCGTGGACATGGGCAGGGACATAGATGAACGCATGTGCCCAATGAAAACTCAGACATACTGCATGCACTGCACACCCTGCGATATCATGTGCGGAGTAGGGGGCTGCGGAACTTTTTCGGATGGGACCTTAAACCTGCGGCCTGATGTCGGAGGGGACCTGGCAGCCCTGACAGGCGACCAGACCGAAGCCTGGCAGCTCGTGGAAAAGGTGGATAAGGTTTTTTTGAAGTTTGGGGCGCCACAGGAAGCTCTGTTGACCGAAAGCCCGGAAATAGAGGGGCTTAAACGCAGGGCTGCCTCGGTAGGAGCACGTTTTATCGAAATAAAGCAGCGGCATATAGGTTCGGATAATGCCCCTACAGTGATAGCACGCTTTAAACAGAACCTTGTTAACAGAGGAGTGGACTTCCTGCTTGAGACCGAGGTAAAGGACCTGCTTATCGAGGATAGGACCTGCAAAGGAATTATACTGTCTGATGGACAGGAGATGCGAGCCAGCTATGTGCTCCTGTCACCTGGAAGACGGGGATGCAACTGGGTCTCGGACATGATTGAGAAACATGGGATCGAGGCCAGTTATGGCGGAATTGACATAGGGGTAAGGGTAGAAGTCCCTGCAATCGTAATGGACCCTGTAACGAAAATTAATCGCGACCCCAAATTCCATATCCAGAGCCGCCGTTATGATGATTTTGTCCGGACTTTCTGCACAAACATGCGCGGATTTGTTGTAATGGAGGAGTATGAAGGCTTTATCGCAACTAACGGCCATTCCCTGGCAAATACCGAATCCGAAAATACTAATTTCGCTTTCCTTGTCCGAATTGAACTCACCGAACCCATTGAGAATACAACAAAGTATGCCCGTTCAATCGCAAAACTCGCAACCACTATAGGGGGAGGAAAACCGGTCCTGCAACGCATGGGCGACCTTAGAAGAGGCCGACGAACAACAAAAGAACGCCTTGCAAAAAACCTTGTTGTAAATACGCTTAAAGACGTAACTCCTGGAGATATCTCAATGGCTCTTCCTCACAGGATAGTTATGGACATAATCGAAGGCCTTGAGACCTTAAACGAGATAATTCCCGGCGTCACCTCGGACTCGACCCTGCTCTACGCCCCTGAGGTCAAATTTTACGCAATGCACCTGAATGTCGACAGGCAGATGGAAACCAGCATCAAGAATCTCTTCGCAGCCGGAGACGGAGCCGGGCTCTCAAGGGACATTGTCAATGCAGCTGCTACAGGCATTATGGCAGCCGAAGGAATAATGAAAATGGTCAAAGGGGAGAGAGGAACAAAAACAGGAACAAGAGAATAA
- a CDS encoding response regulator translates to MARVMIVDDAEFMRMAIRDTLFKHGHEVVAEVADGDEAIQKYLEVKPDLVLMDIMVPDNVPDSKNWKKLLDKFLVIDHKAKMAMFSSLGQQVLITESMKIGAMGFVVKPFESDGMMDVIRKIAEPN, encoded by the coding sequence ATGGCAAGGGTTATGATTGTAGACGACGCCGAATTTATGCGAATGGCAATCCGGGACACTCTCTTTAAGCACGGGCACGAGGTGGTTGCTGAGGTGGCTGATGGGGACGAAGCCATTCAAAAGTATCTGGAGGTAAAGCCTGATCTCGTACTGATGGATATAATGGTGCCGGATAATGTGCCAGATAGTAAGAACTGGAAAAAGTTACTGGATAAGTTCCTTGTTATAGACCACAAAGCAAAAATGGCGATGTTTTCCTCTCTTGGTCAGCAGGTTCTGATAACAGAGTCCATGAAGATAGGCGCTATGGGGTTTGTAGTAAAACCTTTTGAATCGGATGGAATGATGGATGTAATTAGAAAAATTGCCGAACCAAACTAG
- a CDS encoding aminotransferase class V-fold PLP-dependent enzyme, which produces MGIEDCLVDFQIPEYLHYMDSAATSLIPEPVIAAMNEYDRQYRSGVGRGMHRLARVATQRYQDTHDKVSSFIGGKGGTTVFTRNATEAINMVAAGLDWKPGDRIVTTITEHHSNLLPWLRLRQKGVEVVVIQPDGTEVIDLEAFKEAITAGTKLVAVSHASNVLGTVQPVKEIADICKAQGAYFLVDGAQSVPHFPVDVRHIGCDFLCFSGHKMLGPTGIGILWMRDEIISPLILGGGTVEDVTTEGYTLTSGYRRFEGGTPNISGAIGLAQAVKYLESLGMDSMLRHEQRLTDRLLSGLAGIKNVTVYGPENVKNRIGVVSFTIDKIHPHEIAYLLDERAAILVRSGDHCCIPLMKHLGLESGTVRASLYLYNTLEEIDLLIETVEEIANTI; this is translated from the coding sequence ATGGGAATTGAAGATTGCCTGGTTGATTTCCAGATTCCAGAATACCTCCATTATATGGATAGTGCGGCAACCAGCCTTATTCCTGAGCCTGTAATAGCTGCAATGAACGAATATGACCGACAATACCGCTCCGGCGTTGGCAGGGGAATGCACAGGCTTGCAAGGGTTGCAACCCAGAGGTATCAGGACACACACGATAAGGTCAGCAGTTTCATTGGCGGGAAAGGAGGCACGACTGTCTTTACCAGGAACGCCACCGAAGCTATCAATATGGTTGCTGCTGGCCTTGATTGGAAACCCGGAGACCGTATAGTCACAACAATTACAGAGCATCACTCCAATTTGCTTCCCTGGCTTCGACTGCGCCAGAAAGGCGTTGAGGTAGTTGTTATTCAGCCTGACGGGACCGAGGTTATCGATCTCGAAGCATTTAAGGAGGCAATTACTGCTGGAACAAAACTGGTTGCTGTCAGCCATGCCTCAAACGTACTCGGTACAGTTCAGCCAGTAAAAGAAATTGCTGACATTTGCAAAGCGCAGGGAGCCTACTTTCTTGTTGACGGGGCACAGTCCGTTCCCCATTTTCCTGTAGATGTCCGGCACATTGGATGTGATTTTCTCTGCTTTTCCGGGCATAAGATGTTGGGGCCTACCGGCATCGGCATTCTGTGGATGCGGGATGAAATTATTTCTCCTCTCATACTGGGCGGAGGCACAGTCGAGGACGTCACAACCGAAGGGTACACCTTAACAAGCGGTTACCGGCGGTTTGAGGGAGGCACCCCAAATATTTCAGGCGCGATAGGGCTTGCACAGGCTGTAAAATATCTCGAAAGCCTGGGAATGGATTCGATGTTAAGGCACGAGCAGAGACTTACTGACCGCCTGCTTTCAGGGCTTGCCGGGATCAAAAACGTCACTGTCTATGGGCCCGAGAATGTGAAAAACAGGATAGGGGTTGTCTCGTTTACCATAGACAAAATCCATCCGCATGAAATCGCTTATCTGCTTGATGAAAGAGCCGCAATTCTCGTCCGTTCGGGAGACCACTGCTGTATTCCGCTAATGAAGCATCTTGGGCTTGAAAGCGGTACAGTCAGGGCAAGCCTCTACCTGTATAATACCCTGGAAGAAATAGACCTGCTTATTGAGACCGTGGAAGAGATTGCAAATACCATATAA